A region from the Metopolophium dirhodum isolate CAU chromosome 9, ASM1992520v1, whole genome shotgun sequence genome encodes:
- the LOC132951764 gene encoding probable rRNA-processing protein EBP2 codes for MAIVMSSDVDSEEELLELYASGKLKPGLNIPVEEDKVFINNVNAMKEAIASFQSSLPWTERLDIVAEVAPMAPELSMEITEQQQFLKAGKIDEVALNDFKRETMFHRQAQTAVMRGVELLRKHNIATHRPEDYFAEMFKSDEHMQKVRHALLQRKTSLEQTEKVRRIRQEKKLAKEKQVAAIQAKHKQKRDLNENIKKFRKGLRNDLDFLETDSGKKNKKKDDGGGGGEKKKNLSRSQHKRKGKDTKYGFGGKKKGMKGNTTESTFGGSGKSNFKGKNKGRINKNKRMSSKK; via the exons ATGGCTATCGTAATGTCTTCGGATGTCGATTCTGAGGAAGAG ttgctgGAATTGTATGCATCTGGTAAATTAAAGCCAGGTTTAAATATACCTGTAGAGGAAGATAAAGTATTCATTAACAATgtt aatgCAATGAAAGAAGCTATTGCTTCATTCCAAAGCAGCTTACCATGGACCGAACGACTCGATATTGTGGCTGAAGTTGCTCCAATGGCTCCCGAGCTTTCAATGgaa ATTACTGAACAACAACAATTTCTTAAAGCGGGTAAAATTGATGAAGTAgcattaaatgattttaaacggGAAACTATGTTTCACCGTCAAGCCCAAACAGCTGTTATGCGTGGTGTTGAATTGTtacgtaaacataatatagctaCACATCGACCAGAAGATTATTTTGCAGAAATGTTTAAATCTGATGAGCATATGCAAAAGGTACGACATGCACTTTTACAAAGAAAGACTTCTCTAGAACAAACAGAAAAAGTACGTCGTATCCGGCAAGAAAAGAAATTAGCTAAAGAGAAACAAGTAGCAGCTATACAAgcaaaacataaacaaaaacgTGAtcttaatgaaaatattaagaaGTTTAGAAAAGGTTTAAGAAATGATTTAGACTTTTTGGAAACTGATAGTGGGaagaaaaacaagaaaaaagatgatggcggtggtggcggtgaaaagaaaaaaaatctttcaag atcacAACATAAAAGAAAAGGAAAAGATACAAAGTATGGATTTGGTGGCAAAAAAAAAGGCATGAAAGGAAACACTACAGAAAGTACATTTGGTGGTAGTgggaaatcaaattttaaaggAAAGAATAAGGgtagaattaataaaaacaagagAATGTcttcaaaaaaatga